In one Macaca fascicularis isolate 582-1 chromosome 6, T2T-MFA8v1.1 genomic region, the following are encoded:
- the RELL2 gene encoding RELT-like protein 2 isoform X1, producing MSEPQPDLEPPQHGLYMLFLLVLVFFLMGLVGFMICHVLKKKGYRCRTSRGSEPDDAQLQPPEDDDMNEDTVERIVRCIIQNEANAEALKEMLGDSEGEGTVQLSSVDATSSLQDGAPSHHHTVHLGSAAPCIHCSRSKRPPLVRQGRSKEGKSRPRTGETTVFSVGRFRVTHIEKRYGLHEHRDGSPTDRSWGSGGGQDPGGGQGSGGGQPKAGMPAMERLPPERPQPQVLASPPVQNGGLRDSSLAPCALEGNPRASAEPTLRDRGRGPSPGLPTQEANGQQSKPDTSDHQVGKHSQDCTGLGSYCSLLWGGTDMTYSCSLVDPSPFSQVSLPRGAGGM from the exons ATGTCGGAACCACAGCCTGACCTGGAACCGCCCCAACATGGGCTGTATATGCTCTTCCTGCTTGTGCTGGTCTTCTTCCTCATGGGCCTGGTAGGTTTCATGATCTGCCACGTGCTCAAGAAGAAGGGCTACCGCTGCCGCACGTCGAGGGGCTCCGAGCCTGACGATGCCCAGCTTCAGCCCC CTGAGGACGATGACATGAATGAGGACACAGTAGAGAGGATTGTTCGCTGCATCATCCAAAATGAAG cCAATGCTGAGGCCTTGAAGGAGATGCTGGGGGACAGTGAAGGAGAAGGGACAGTGCAGCTGTCCAG TGTGGATGCCACCTCCAGCCTGCAGGATGGAGCCCCCTCCCATCATCACACAGTGCACCTGGGCTCTGCAGCCCCTTGCATCCATTGCAGCCGCAGCAAGAGGCCTCCACTTGTCCGTCAGGGACGCTCCAAGGAAGGAAAAAGCCGCCCCCGGACAGGGGAGACCACTGTGTTCTCTGTGGGCAG GTTCCGGGTGACACACATTGAGAAGCGCTATGGACTGCATGAACACCGTGATGGCTCCCCCACGGACAGGAGCTGGGGCTCTGGTGGGGGACAGGACCCAGGGGGTGGTCAGGGGTCTGGGGGAGGGCAGCCCAAGGCAGGGATGCCTGCCATGGAGAGGCTGCCCCCTGAGAGGCCACAGCCCCAGGTCCTAGCCAGCCCCCCAGTACAGAATGGAGGACTCAGGGACAGCAGCCTAGCCCCTTGTGCACTTGAAGGGAACCCCAGAGCTTCTGCAGAGCCAACActgagggacagagggaggggccCAAGCCCAGGGCTGCCCACTCAAGAGGCAAATGGGCAGCAAAGCAAACCGGACACTTCCGATCACCAGGTAGGAAAACACAGCCAGGACTGTACTGGGCTGGGCTCTTATTGCTCTCTACTTTGGGGGGGCACTGATATGACCTACTCCTGTTCTCTCGTTGACCCCTCCCCTTTCTCTCAGGTGTCTCTACCACGGGGAGCAGGGGGTATGTGA
- the RELL2 gene encoding RELT-like protein 2 isoform X4 — protein MNEDTVERIVRCIIQNEANAEALKEMLGDSEGEGTVQLSSVDATSSLQDGAPSHHHTVHLGSAAPCIHCSRSKRPPLVRQGRSKEGKSRPRTGETTVFSVGRFRVTHIEKRYGLHEHRDGSPTDRSWGSGGGQDPGGGQGSGGGQPKAGMPAMERLPPERPQPQVLASPPVQNGGLRDSSLAPCALEGNPRASAEPTLRDRGRGPSPGLPTQEANGQQSKPDTSDHQVSLPRGAGGM, from the exons ATGAATGAGGACACAGTAGAGAGGATTGTTCGCTGCATCATCCAAAATGAAG cCAATGCTGAGGCCTTGAAGGAGATGCTGGGGGACAGTGAAGGAGAAGGGACAGTGCAGCTGTCCAG TGTGGATGCCACCTCCAGCCTGCAGGATGGAGCCCCCTCCCATCATCACACAGTGCACCTGGGCTCTGCAGCCCCTTGCATCCATTGCAGCCGCAGCAAGAGGCCTCCACTTGTCCGTCAGGGACGCTCCAAGGAAGGAAAAAGCCGCCCCCGGACAGGGGAGACCACTGTGTTCTCTGTGGGCAG GTTCCGGGTGACACACATTGAGAAGCGCTATGGACTGCATGAACACCGTGATGGCTCCCCCACGGACAGGAGCTGGGGCTCTGGTGGGGGACAGGACCCAGGGGGTGGTCAGGGGTCTGGGGGAGGGCAGCCCAAGGCAGGGATGCCTGCCATGGAGAGGCTGCCCCCTGAGAGGCCACAGCCCCAGGTCCTAGCCAGCCCCCCAGTACAGAATGGAGGACTCAGGGACAGCAGCCTAGCCCCTTGTGCACTTGAAGGGAACCCCAGAGCTTCTGCAGAGCCAACActgagggacagagggaggggccCAAGCCCAGGGCTGCCCACTCAAGAGGCAAATGGGCAGCAAAGCAAACCGGACACTTCCGATCACCAG GTGTCTCTACCACGGGGAGCAGGGGGTATGTGA
- the RELL2 gene encoding RELT-like protein 2 isoform X2, with protein sequence MSEPQPDLEPPQHGLYMLFLLVLVFFLMGLVGFMICHVLKKKGYRCRTSRGSEPDDAQLQPPEDDDMNEDTVERIVRCIIQNEANAEALKEMLGDSEGEGTVQLSSVDATSSLQDGAPSHHHTVHLGSAAPCIHCSRSKRPPLVRQGRSKEGKSRPRTGETTVFSVGRFRVTHIEKRYGLHEHRDGSPTDRSWGSGGGQDPGGGQGSGGGQPKAGMPAMERLPPERPQPQVLASPPVQNGGLRDSSLAPCALEGNPRASAEPTLRDRGRGPSPGLPTQEANGQQSKPDTSDHQVSLPRGAGGM encoded by the exons ATGTCGGAACCACAGCCTGACCTGGAACCGCCCCAACATGGGCTGTATATGCTCTTCCTGCTTGTGCTGGTCTTCTTCCTCATGGGCCTGGTAGGTTTCATGATCTGCCACGTGCTCAAGAAGAAGGGCTACCGCTGCCGCACGTCGAGGGGCTCCGAGCCTGACGATGCCCAGCTTCAGCCCC CTGAGGACGATGACATGAATGAGGACACAGTAGAGAGGATTGTTCGCTGCATCATCCAAAATGAAG cCAATGCTGAGGCCTTGAAGGAGATGCTGGGGGACAGTGAAGGAGAAGGGACAGTGCAGCTGTCCAG TGTGGATGCCACCTCCAGCCTGCAGGATGGAGCCCCCTCCCATCATCACACAGTGCACCTGGGCTCTGCAGCCCCTTGCATCCATTGCAGCCGCAGCAAGAGGCCTCCACTTGTCCGTCAGGGACGCTCCAAGGAAGGAAAAAGCCGCCCCCGGACAGGGGAGACCACTGTGTTCTCTGTGGGCAG GTTCCGGGTGACACACATTGAGAAGCGCTATGGACTGCATGAACACCGTGATGGCTCCCCCACGGACAGGAGCTGGGGCTCTGGTGGGGGACAGGACCCAGGGGGTGGTCAGGGGTCTGGGGGAGGGCAGCCCAAGGCAGGGATGCCTGCCATGGAGAGGCTGCCCCCTGAGAGGCCACAGCCCCAGGTCCTAGCCAGCCCCCCAGTACAGAATGGAGGACTCAGGGACAGCAGCCTAGCCCCTTGTGCACTTGAAGGGAACCCCAGAGCTTCTGCAGAGCCAACActgagggacagagggaggggccCAAGCCCAGGGCTGCCCACTCAAGAGGCAAATGGGCAGCAAAGCAAACCGGACACTTCCGATCACCAG GTGTCTCTACCACGGGGAGCAGGGGGTATGTGA
- the RELL2 gene encoding RELT-like protein 2 isoform X3: protein MNEDTVERIVRCIIQNEANAEALKEMLGDSEGEGTVQLSSVDATSSLQDGAPSHHHTVHLGSAAPCIHCSRSKRPPLVRQGRSKEGKSRPRTGETTVFSVGRFRVTHIEKRYGLHEHRDGSPTDRSWGSGGGQDPGGGQGSGGGQPKAGMPAMERLPPERPQPQVLASPPVQNGGLRDSSLAPCALEGNPRASAEPTLRDRGRGPSPGLPTQEANGQQSKPDTSDHQVGKHSQDCTGLGSYCSLLWGGTDMTYSCSLVDPSPFSQVSLPRGAGGM from the exons ATGAATGAGGACACAGTAGAGAGGATTGTTCGCTGCATCATCCAAAATGAAG cCAATGCTGAGGCCTTGAAGGAGATGCTGGGGGACAGTGAAGGAGAAGGGACAGTGCAGCTGTCCAG TGTGGATGCCACCTCCAGCCTGCAGGATGGAGCCCCCTCCCATCATCACACAGTGCACCTGGGCTCTGCAGCCCCTTGCATCCATTGCAGCCGCAGCAAGAGGCCTCCACTTGTCCGTCAGGGACGCTCCAAGGAAGGAAAAAGCCGCCCCCGGACAGGGGAGACCACTGTGTTCTCTGTGGGCAG GTTCCGGGTGACACACATTGAGAAGCGCTATGGACTGCATGAACACCGTGATGGCTCCCCCACGGACAGGAGCTGGGGCTCTGGTGGGGGACAGGACCCAGGGGGTGGTCAGGGGTCTGGGGGAGGGCAGCCCAAGGCAGGGATGCCTGCCATGGAGAGGCTGCCCCCTGAGAGGCCACAGCCCCAGGTCCTAGCCAGCCCCCCAGTACAGAATGGAGGACTCAGGGACAGCAGCCTAGCCCCTTGTGCACTTGAAGGGAACCCCAGAGCTTCTGCAGAGCCAACActgagggacagagggaggggccCAAGCCCAGGGCTGCCCACTCAAGAGGCAAATGGGCAGCAAAGCAAACCGGACACTTCCGATCACCAGGTAGGAAAACACAGCCAGGACTGTACTGGGCTGGGCTCTTATTGCTCTCTACTTTGGGGGGGCACTGATATGACCTACTCCTGTTCTCTCGTTGACCCCTCCCCTTTCTCTCAGGTGTCTCTACCACGGGGAGCAGGGGGTATGTGA